A single Mixta calida DNA region contains:
- a CDS encoding CII family transcriptional regulator — protein sequence MDTAKHSKRIREVESELRSRLVTMGQTNFAKMAGWADSKVSRLNIHDMAVTFVLLEKVWETSLIREVARQAVEAVLPPKKKSPAATSDSSQITIEF from the coding sequence ATGGACACAGCAAAACACAGCAAAAGGATTCGTGAAGTGGAAAGCGAATTACGCTCTCGCCTGGTAACGATGGGGCAGACGAATTTCGCGAAGATGGCTGGCTGGGCTGATTCAAAAGTCAGCCGGTTAAACATTCACGATATGGCTGTGACGTTCGTTCTTCTGGAGAAGGTATGGGAGACGAGTTTAATCAGGGAAGTGGCACGGCAGGCAGTAGAAGCAGTGCTTCCACCAAAGAAAAAGTCACCGGCGGCAACCAGTGACTCTTCTCAAATAACCATCGAATTTTGA
- a CDS encoding recombination protein NinB, which yields MEKQTYLIRDNRIRQNCIEAIQNLQTDSKTPLVVTISERTRSLEQNALLWACLHDISSQVVWHGRKLAPESWKHLFSASLNGQEAVPNLKGDGFVVLGKSTSKMRVSEMRDLITLIHAFGAEHNVQFSDESARAAEWASRFGN from the coding sequence ATGGAGAAACAGACGTACCTCATCAGAGATAACCGAATACGCCAGAACTGCATAGAAGCCATCCAGAACCTCCAGACAGACAGTAAGACCCCTCTCGTAGTAACCATCTCAGAACGCACCAGAAGCCTCGAACAGAACGCCCTTTTATGGGCTTGCCTGCATGACATCTCATCGCAGGTTGTCTGGCATGGGCGAAAACTGGCGCCGGAGAGCTGGAAGCACCTGTTTAGCGCAAGCCTGAACGGGCAGGAGGCGGTGCCGAATCTGAAAGGTGACGGCTTTGTAGTCCTCGGTAAATCAACAAGCAAAATGCGCGTCAGTGAGATGAGGGATTTGATAACCCTGATTCACGCGTTCGGCGCCGAACACAACGTTCAATTCAGCGATGAGTCAGCCCGCGCAGCAGAATGGGCCTCTCGCTTCGGTAACTAA
- a CDS encoding replication protein — translation MSVVSRLSDYRPSTEAVERKVASLDDGYMRIATSISKLKPKLKMAGREHQVFDAVIYCTFGWNKSEDRVTNTYLAEVTDLDDSDVAAALKVLAERRIINLRKSGGLKLVSVNVKLDEWQLFKTVKTTQKKLGGSAQKVGQKRVSGWAKSPDTLNSLTKDNNKTPIPPRGRF, via the coding sequence ATGAGTGTCGTTAGTCGTTTATCCGATTACAGGCCTTCTACGGAGGCCGTGGAGCGTAAAGTGGCGAGCCTTGATGATGGATACATGCGCATCGCTACCAGCATCAGCAAGCTCAAACCAAAGCTCAAAATGGCAGGACGCGAACATCAGGTTTTCGATGCGGTTATCTACTGCACATTTGGCTGGAATAAGTCAGAGGATCGGGTAACCAATACCTATCTGGCGGAAGTGACCGACCTCGATGATTCTGATGTTGCGGCAGCCCTTAAAGTTCTGGCTGAGCGACGCATCATAAACCTCAGAAAATCAGGCGGTTTAAAGCTGGTAAGCGTTAACGTAAAGCTTGATGAATGGCAGCTTTTCAAGACAGTAAAAACTACCCAGAAAAAGTTGGGTGGTTCCGCCCAAAAAGTTGGGCAAAAAAGAGTTTCAGGTTGGGCGAAATCACCCGACACCCTAAACAGTCTTACCAAAGACAATAATAAAACCCCCATACCCCCAAGGGGGCGTTTCTGA
- the ninD gene encoding protein NinD, translated as MDSHRLYRCDRCQIPKPADRFREDQPWWHKWCIRCEASPVGEFPIPETDKHRRRDGETDVPHQR; from the coding sequence ATGGATAGCCACCGACTTTACCGCTGCGACAGATGCCAGATACCCAAGCCCGCAGACAGGTTCCGCGAAGACCAGCCCTGGTGGCATAAGTGGTGCATTCGATGTGAAGCATCGCCTGTGGGTGAATTCCCGATTCCGGAAACAGATAAGCACCGGAGGAGAGATGGAGAAACAGACGTACCTCATCAGAGATAA
- a CDS encoding NinE family protein, whose product MRQRVSITQKALDNLIFQPTKLSRKKPKPIPPASQVTSYDHGYRLRVAMWNRVRTAR is encoded by the coding sequence ATGCGACAAAGAGTGAGCATCACACAGAAAGCCCTCGATAACCTCATCTTCCAGCCCACGAAACTTTCCCGAAAAAAACCCAAGCCAATACCTCCCGCCAGTCAGGTCACATCATACGACCACGGCTACCGGCTGCGTGTTGCTATGTGGAATAGGGTGAGGACGGCGCGATGA
- a CDS encoding replicative DNA helicase, producing the protein MTKFADMYVEQSVIGSLLIATLVEDLQDSAMDAIENLQEDDFTSAAHRIAIRGIKRLHASGSKIDLLTLSADLEQTGEIEIAGGFGYLAEVSKNTPSARNLPAYVSKLKELSLGRRVASALNNGMAKLNQPGVQPLADIIGTIQSEIGAIETQQDSGTRHIMDGINISINEIESIINGDVWKHRTQLGMQTIDEAFGGFNNTDFIVVGGRPGMGKTMFSTTVTECVALHSKKPVLFFSLEMPIEQISQRIAYHRARISKEQLLNEENKAVCDAAWGKLSNAMCEFQQAPIHINDKTALSVHQIRAEARRMHKQTGGLGVIIVDYLQKMKMTNPENMNQSVGEIATGLKNLAKELRCPVIALAQLNRNLEQRANKRPVNADLRESGVIEQEADVIFMVYKDEKYNPQTEMKGVTEIICTKSRHVPGAEKAYYFSSALSGLDPLDIRQLKREGYEHELEC; encoded by the coding sequence ATGACTAAATTCGCAGACATGTATGTAGAACAAAGCGTTATCGGTTCCCTTCTGATAGCTACGCTGGTTGAAGATTTGCAGGATAGCGCAATGGATGCCATTGAGAACCTGCAGGAAGATGATTTCACCAGTGCGGCTCACCGGATTGCCATTCGTGGGATAAAGCGGCTTCATGCATCAGGCTCGAAAATAGACTTGCTGACATTGAGCGCTGACCTCGAGCAGACTGGAGAAATTGAGATTGCAGGCGGCTTTGGATACCTGGCGGAAGTATCAAAAAACACTCCGTCAGCACGTAACCTTCCGGCATATGTCAGCAAACTGAAAGAGCTTTCCCTCGGGCGCCGTGTTGCGTCAGCCCTGAATAATGGAATGGCAAAGCTGAATCAGCCTGGAGTGCAGCCACTGGCGGATATTATCGGCACCATTCAGTCAGAAATTGGCGCGATAGAGACGCAGCAGGATTCAGGAACACGGCACATCATGGACGGCATTAACATCTCGATTAATGAGATTGAGTCGATCATCAACGGTGACGTCTGGAAGCACCGCACACAGCTGGGGATGCAAACTATCGACGAAGCTTTCGGTGGCTTTAACAACACTGATTTCATCGTGGTTGGCGGCAGGCCTGGCATGGGTAAGACCATGTTCAGCACCACTGTTACAGAGTGCGTGGCTCTGCACAGCAAAAAGCCAGTTCTTTTCTTCAGCCTTGAAATGCCCATCGAGCAAATTTCGCAACGCATAGCCTATCATCGCGCCCGAATCAGCAAAGAGCAGCTTCTCAACGAAGAGAACAAAGCGGTTTGTGATGCAGCGTGGGGCAAGCTGAGTAACGCAATGTGTGAATTCCAGCAGGCGCCGATTCACATCAACGATAAAACAGCCCTGAGCGTTCATCAGATCCGTGCAGAGGCCCGGCGTATGCATAAGCAGACCGGCGGTCTCGGCGTGATTATCGTGGACTATCTGCAGAAGATGAAAATGACCAATCCGGAGAACATGAACCAGTCTGTCGGGGAGATCGCCACCGGCCTGAAGAACCTGGCTAAAGAACTTCGGTGCCCGGTAATTGCTCTGGCCCAGCTTAACCGAAACCTTGAGCAGCGAGCCAATAAACGGCCTGTGAATGCCGACCTGCGCGAATCAGGTGTAATCGAGCAGGAAGCAGATGTGATTTTCATGGTTTACAAGGACGAAAAATACAATCCGCAGACTGAAATGAAAGGCGTCACTGAAATTATTTGCACCAAGTCTCGCCACGTTCCGGGCGCGGAAAAGGCTTACTACTTCAGCAGTGCGTTGTCTGGCCTCGACCCACTGGATATTCGTCAACTTAAACGAGAAGGATATGAGCATGAGCTTGAATGCTAA
- a CDS encoding DNA cytosine methyltransferase, giving the protein MTAYYNEIEPYAAQWLRNLIEAGHIAPGVVDERSIEDVTPGDLRGFTQCHFFAGIGVWSYALRQAGWRDDRPVWTGSCPCQPFSAAGKGSGFADERHLCPHFHYLIEKCRPETVFGEQVASKDGLAWFDLVQTDLEGTGYTSAAVDLCAAGFGAPHIRQRLFWVANSDSEQRNGRRDERQAGGNESAVRSSTGRLADAASLHDNQLHQSSDEWRRASNTQQDGLGSITGGMANSNGWDASSEWKQRIGEHGQQQENISSLRSPDSRVRNRHNQADASTSAVNGFWRDADWLFCRDGKWRPVEPGSFPLVNGATQRVGRLRAYGNAINAEVAKGFIEAYMETQHDAA; this is encoded by the coding sequence ATGACGGCTTATTACAACGAAATCGAACCATACGCCGCCCAGTGGCTGAGAAACCTAATTGAAGCAGGTCACATCGCCCCCGGCGTTGTGGACGAAAGGAGCATTGAAGATGTTACACCCGGAGATTTGCGAGGCTTTACCCAGTGCCACTTCTTCGCCGGAATCGGTGTCTGGAGTTACGCATTACGCCAGGCAGGATGGCGAGACGATCGGCCCGTCTGGACTGGAAGCTGTCCATGCCAGCCTTTCAGCGCGGCAGGCAAAGGCAGCGGGTTTGCTGACGAGCGGCACCTTTGTCCCCACTTCCACTACCTCATCGAAAAATGCAGACCTGAAACAGTCTTTGGTGAGCAGGTTGCAAGCAAAGACGGACTCGCTTGGTTCGACCTTGTACAAACTGACCTGGAAGGAACGGGATACACCTCAGCAGCTGTCGATCTATGCGCTGCGGGCTTCGGTGCGCCGCACATCAGACAGCGCCTCTTCTGGGTGGCCAACTCCGACAGCGAACAACGGAACGGGCGCCGGGACGAGCGGCAGGCAGGGGGGAATGAATCTGCAGTCAGAAGCTCAACTGGCAGGTTGGCCGACGCCGCAAGTCTCCATGATAACCAACTGCACCAAAGTTCAGATGAGTGGAGACGGGCGTCAAACACCCAACAAGATGGGCTGGGCAGCATCACTGGCGGGATGGCCAACTCCAATGGCTGGGACGCCAGCTCAGAATGGAAACAGCGCATCGGGGAACACGGACAGCAGCAGGAAAACATCAGCTCTCTGCGGAGCCCAGATTCAAGGGTCAGGAATCGACATAACCAAGCCGATGCCAGCACCTCAGCGGTTAACGGCTTCTGGAGAGATGCTGACTGGCTCTTCTGCAGGGATGGAAAGTGGCGGCCAGTTGAACCCGGCTCATTCCCGCTGGTTAATGGCGCTACCCAAAGAGTGGGACGACTGCGCGCCTACGGCAATGCAATCAACGCGGAAGTC
- a CDS encoding DUF7740 domain-containing protein codes for MHEYFPATRLAMQLPTESPATTALLGESIDVILTLSLCDKIHNGSPKMIRSCCKELAKKAKAAPVKNFIATVSKQTYPAGHITRKFRELVQSEAKLKADLQADGLWRDSCDKE; via the coding sequence ATGCATGAGTATTTCCCCGCAACACGCCTGGCAATGCAGTTACCGACTGAGAGCCCGGCGACTACCGCGCTGCTTGGTGAATCTATCGACGTCATTCTCACGCTGAGCCTGTGCGACAAAATCCACAACGGCTCACCAAAGATGATTCGCAGCTGCTGCAAAGAGCTGGCGAAGAAAGCCAAAGCGGCGCCGGTGAAGAACTTCATCGCCACGGTATCAAAGCAGACTTATCCCGCCGGCCATATCACTCGCAAATTCCGCGAACTGGTGCAGAGCGAAGCAAAGCTGAAAGCTGACCTGCAGGCAGACGGATTGTGGAGGGACTCATGCGACAAAGAGTGA